A single Amphiprion ocellaris isolate individual 3 ecotype Okinawa chromosome 1, ASM2253959v1, whole genome shotgun sequence DNA region contains:
- the ctr9 gene encoding RNA polymerase-associated protein CTR9 homolog codes for MSRGSIEIPLRDTDEVIELDFDQLPEGDEVISILKQEHTQLHIWIALALEYYKQGKTEDFVKLLEAARIDGNLDYRDHEKDQMTCLDTLAAYYVQQARKEKNKDAKKELITQATLLYTMADKIIMYDQNHLLGRACFCLLEGDKMDQADAQFHFVLNQSTNNIPALLGKACISFNKKDYRGALAYYKKALRTNPGCPAEVRLGMGHCFVKLNKLEKARLAFGRALELNSKCVGALVGLAVLELNNKEADSIKNGVQLLSRAYTIDPSNPMVLNHLANHFFFKKDYSKVQHLALHAFHNTEVEAMQAESCYQLARSFHVQEDYDQAFQYYYQATQFASSTFVLPFFGLGQMYVYRRDKENAAQCFEKVLKAYPNNYETMKILGSLYATSDDQEKRDIAKGHLKKVTEQYPDDVEAWIELAQILEQTDIQGALSAYGTATRILQEKVQADVPPEILNNLGALHFRLGNLGEAKKYFLASLDRAKAEGEHDEHYYNAISVTTSYNLARLYEAMCEFHEAEKLYKNILREHPNYVDCYLRLGAMARDKGNFYEASDWFKEALQINQDHPDAWSLIGNLHLAKQEWGPGQKKFERILKQPSTQNDTYSMLALGNVWLQTLHQPTRDREKEKRHQDRALAIYKQVLRNDAKNLYAANGIGAVLAHKGYFREARDVFAQVREATADISDVWLNLAHIYVEQKQYISAVQMYENCLKKFYKYQNTEVLLYLARALFKCGKLQECKQMLLKARHVAPSDTVLMFNVALVLQRLATLVLKDEKSNLKAVLSAVKELELAHRYFSYLSKAGDKMRFDLALAASEARQCSDLLSQAQYHVARARKQDEEEKELRAKQEQERDLLRQQLLKEQEEKRNKEAEEQKKLLEQRALYVEKTKNLLTFAEGSKEMAKEKKKSGGGGGGGRRKKGGDMDEFVNDDSDEDLPVKKKKKRKGGSGSEQEEGEDGEKKKKKRRRPIKGGDEDSDDEEGASRPKKQRKPKEGRKKIEKPQPERMPPSLKGKIKSKAIISSSESSSDEDGLKIAEDRQQRDSGSGSDDEGGHRKRIASDSDSDGGRNRSGSEAGSPRRSGGSEDDESGSDRPVKKRRVQSDSEQSDNESKRSRSGSDDESRAGSPVAASDRGSDRGSEAGSDNEGSPRRSASEQEGSNNEDDDSD; via the exons ATGTCACGGGGCTCCATTGAGATCCCTCTACGGGACACAGATGAG GTTATTGAGCTCGACTTTGACCAGCTGCCAGAGGGAGACGAGGTCATCAGTATCTTAAAGcaggaacacacacagctgcacatCTGGATTGCTTTGGCG ttggAGTACTACAAACAGGGCAAAACAGAGGATTTTGTCAAGCTTTTAGAGGCAGCACGTATTGATGGAAACCTCGACTACAGAGACCATGAAAAGGACCAGATGACCTGTCTGGACACACTGGCAGCTTACTATGTCCAACAAGCAcgtaaagagaaaaacaaagatgccAAGAAGGAGCTCATCACACAGGCCACTCTGCTCTATACTATGGCCGATAAGATCATCATGTATGATCAG AACCATCTGTTGGGTCGAGCCTGTTTCTGCCTGCTGGAAGGAGACAAGATGGACCAGGCCGATGCTCAGTTCCACTTTGTCCTCAATCAGTCCACCAATAACATCCCTGCTTTGCTTG GTAAGGCCTGCATCTCCTTCAATAAAAAGGATTACAGAGGAGCACTGGCATACTACAAAAAGGCTCTGCGAACAAACCCTGGCTGTCCAG CTGAGGTAAGGCTAGGGATGGGCCACTGTTTTGTCAAACTCAACAAACTGGAGAAGGCTCGTTTGGCTTTCGGTCGAGCGCTAGAGCTTAATTCAAAGTGCGTGGGAGCGCTTGTTGGTTTGGCAGTTTTAGAGCTCAACAATAAAGAGGCGGACTCCATCAAGAACGGAGTGCAGCTCTTGTCACGGGCTTACACCATCGACCCCAGCAACCCCATGGTGCTCAACCATCTCGCCAACCATTTCTTCTTCAAAAAG GACTACAGTAAAGTGCAGCATCTCGCCCTTCACGCTTTCCATAACACAGAAGTCGAGGCCATGCAGGCTGAGAGCTGCTATCAGTTAGCTCGCTCATTTCATGTGCAG gaggactATGATCAAGCATTTCAGTATTACTACCAGGCCACTCAGTTTGCTTCGTCCACCTTTGTGCTGCCCTTTTTTGGTCTGGGACAGATGTATGTGTATCgaagagacaaagaaaacgCAGCACAGTGCTTTGAAAAGGTTCTGAAGGCCTACCCCAATAACTATGAAACTATGAAAATCCTGGGTTCCCTCTATGCAACATCTGACGATCAGGAAAAGAGAGATATTGCAAAA GGCCACTTGAAGAAGGTAACAGAGCAATACCCAGATGATGTGGAGGCATGGATCGAGCTGGCTCAGATCCTGGAACAAACTGACATCCAAGGAGCTCTGTCTGCTTACGGCACAGCAACCCGAATCCTGCAGGAGAAGGTGCAGGCAGACGTTCCCCCTGAGATCCTCAACAACCTGGGGGCTCTGCACTTCAGGCTGGGCAACCTGGGGGAAGCCAAG AAATATTTTCTAGCATCTCTGGACCGAGCCAAAGCTGAAGGAGAGCATGACGAGCATTACTACAATGCCATTTCTGTCACCACCTCCTACAATCTGGCCCGTCTGTACGAGGCTATGTGTGAATTCCACGAAGCTGAGAAACTCTACAAAAACATCCTCAGGGAGCATCCTAACTATGTGGACT GTTATTTGCGTCTTGGAGCGATGGCTCGTGACAAAGGAAACTTCTACGAAGCCTCTGACTGGTTCAAAGAAGCCCTGCAGATTAATCAG GATCACCCAGATGCCTGGTCCCTGATTGGAAACCTTCACTTGGCCAAGCAGGAATGGGGACCTGGTCAAAAGAAGTTTGAGCGCATCCTGAAGCAGCCGTCCACGCAGAACGACACCTACTCCATGCTGGCTCTGGGTAACGTGTGGCTGCAGACTCTGCATCAGCCCACCAGAGATCGGGAAAAG GAAAAGAGACACCAGGATCGTGCCCTGGCCATATACAAACAAGTCCTGCGAAATGATGCCAAGAATCTCTATGCTGCCAATGGCATCG GTGCCGTCCTTGCCCACAAGGGCTATTTCAGAGAGGCGCGTGATGTGTTTGCTCAAGTGAGGGAGGCCACAGCAGACATCAGTGATGTCTGGTTAAATCTGGCTCACATCTACGTGGAGCAGAAGCAGTACATCAGCGCTGTGCAGATG tATGAGAACTGCCTGAagaaattttacaaatatcAGAACACGGAGGTGCTGCTGTACCTCGCAAGAGCACTCTTCAAATGTGGAAAACTCCAAGAGTGCAAACAGATGCTGCTGAAG GCCCGCCACGTGGCACCCAGTGACACGGTGCTGATGTTCAATGTGGCCCTGGTGCTGCAGAGACTGGCCACTCTAGTGCTGAAAGATGAGAAGAGTAACCTGAAGGCTGTGCTCAGTGCTGTCAAAGAGCTCGAGTTGGCTCACAG GTATTTCAGCTACCTCAGCAAGGCCGGAGACAAGATGAGGTTTGACCTCGCTCTTGCTGCGTCTGAGGCCAG GCAGTGCTCTGACCTGCTGAGTCAGGCTCAGTACCACGTTGCAAGAGCCAGGAAAcaagatgaagaggagaaggaaCTTCGGGCCAAACAAGAACAGGAGAGGGACCTGCTGCGCCAACAGTTGCTAAAAGAACAG GAGGAAAAGCGGaacaaagaagcagaagaaCAGAAGAAGCTCCTGGAGCAGAGAGCTTTGTATGTGGAGAAGACCAAGAACCTGCTCACCTTCGCAGAGGGATCAAAGGAAATGgccaaagaaaagaagaagtctggtggtggtggtggaggaggtcgG CGTAAGAAAGGTGGCGACATGGATGAGTTTGTTAACGACGACTCTGACGAGGACCTgccagtgaagaagaagaagaaaagaaagggcGGCAGTGGCAGTGAACaagaggagggtgaggatggagagaagaagaaaaagaagaggaggag ACCAATtaaaggaggagatgaagacagTGATGATGAGGAAGGAGCATCACGACCCAAGAAGCAGCGTAAACCCAAAGAGGGACGCAAAAAGATTGAAAAG CCCCAGCCTGAGCGTATGCCACCGTCCCTTAAAGGAAAGATCAAGTCTAAGGCGATCATCTCGTCTTCTGAGTCCTCTTCAGATGAGGATGGATTGAAAATAGCTGAGGACAG ACAACAACGAGACAGCGGTTCAGGCTCCGACGATGAGGGCGGCCACAGGAAGCGCATCGCATCAGACAGCGACTCCGATGGCGGTAGGAACCGATCAGGCAGCGAGGCGGGCAGCCCTCGGCGCTCTGGAGGCTCAGAGGATGATGAGTCGGGCAGCGACCGTCcagtgaagaagaggagggtgcAGTCCGACTCGGAGCAGTCAGACAACGAGAGCAAGAGGAGTCGGTCGGGATCAGACGATGAGTCGAGGGCTGGTTCGCCCGTCGCAGCGTCAGACCGAGGGTCCGACAGGGGCTCTGAAGCAGGATCAGACAACGAGGGCTCCCCGCGCCGCTCTGCTTCAGAACAGGAAGGCTCCAACAACGAGGATGACGACAGCGATTAA